From the Martelella mediterranea DSM 17316 genome, one window contains:
- a CDS encoding metalloregulator ArsR/SmtB family transcription factor translates to MANPKRLQILCVLIEREMPVGALAVRVGLSQSALSQHLSKLRAQNLVETRREAQTIYYSTHAEPVRKLLDTLGEIYDEEMIASRKAG, encoded by the coding sequence ATGGCGAACCCGAAGCGTCTTCAGATTCTCTGCGTGCTGATCGAACGGGAGATGCCGGTTGGCGCGCTCGCGGTCCGCGTCGGCCTCAGTCAATCCGCCCTGTCGCAGCACCTGTCGAAGCTGCGCGCCCAGAACCTCGTTGAAACGCGGCGCGAAGCGCAGACCATCTATTACAGCACGCATGCCGAACCGGTCCGCAAGCTTCTCGACACGCTCGGAGAGATCTACGACGAGGAAATGATTGCCAGCCGCAAGGCGGGCTGA
- a CDS encoding aldose 1-epimerase family protein — MSDDILIKNERLAVAVSPLGAETRSLTSKDGREWLWDGDPAYWTGRAPILFPIVGKAPDNRVTIEGMAFPMQQHGFARKSVFALEDSSPASCRFRLDPTDETRLAYPFEFSLSITHALSDATLTVTAEVDNRDDRPMPFGFGFHPAFRWPMPGLTRGHVHHIALANRAAPAMIRLRDGLLDLTPLASPFAEGLLALDHDYFEEDAMIFPEGAGDRLSLSAEDGPSLHFRFENLPNLALWTKPGAPYICVEPWHGMAAAHGKGPAIEDRPFTVTLPAGKSARFGWSVTIDG; from the coding sequence ATGTCCGACGATATTCTGATCAAAAACGAACGCCTTGCCGTCGCGGTCTCGCCGCTTGGCGCCGAGACCCGCTCTCTCACCAGCAAGGACGGGCGCGAATGGCTCTGGGACGGCGACCCGGCCTACTGGACCGGCCGCGCCCCCATCCTGTTTCCGATCGTCGGCAAGGCGCCGGACAACAGGGTGACGATCGAGGGCATGGCATTCCCGATGCAACAGCACGGCTTTGCCCGCAAGAGCGTGTTCGCGCTCGAGGACAGCTCGCCCGCCTCCTGCCGCTTCCGGCTCGACCCTACGGACGAGACGCGGCTGGCCTATCCGTTCGAATTCTCGCTCTCGATCACCCATGCGCTGTCGGACGCGACGCTGACGGTGACCGCCGAGGTGGATAACCGGGACGACCGGCCAATGCCGTTCGGCTTCGGCTTTCATCCCGCCTTCCGCTGGCCGATGCCGGGCCTGACCAGGGGCCATGTCCATCACATCGCGCTCGCAAACCGCGCCGCGCCAGCGATGATCCGCCTGCGCGACGGCCTCTTGGACCTGACGCCGCTCGCCTCGCCCTTCGCGGAGGGTTTGCTCGCCCTCGACCATGATTATTTCGAGGAGGATGCGATGATCTTCCCCGAAGGCGCAGGCGATCGGCTGAGCCTCAGCGCCGAGGACGGCCCGTCGCTGCATTTCCGCTTCGAGAACCTGCCAAACCTCGCGCTCTGGACCAAGCCCGGCGCGCCCTATATCTGCGTCGAGCCCTGGCACGGCATGGCCGCGGCCCACGGCAAGGGCCCGGCGATCGAAGACCGGCCGTTCACCGTCACGCTGCCCGCCGGCAAGTCGGCGCGCTTCGGCTGGTCCGTGACGATAGACGGATAG
- a CDS encoding aquaporin, with amino-acid sequence MKKLVAEFIGTAVLVLFGCGAAVLGGDAIGQTGIAFAFGLAIVAMAYGIGPISGCHINPAVSLGVFVAGRMPAGEMLRYWVAQFAGALVGAFVLAIIAGSTASLGQNGWGPGYLGEYALPAALVFEVVFTAIFVIVILGSTAAAAPAGFAGLAIGLTLVAIHLVGIQVTGVSVNPARSFGPALLAGGHALAQLWLFIVAPLAGGLLGALFYRFKALED; translated from the coding sequence ATGAAGAAACTCGTGGCAGAATTTATCGGCACGGCGGTGCTTGTGCTGTTTGGCTGCGGCGCGGCCGTTCTGGGCGGCGATGCCATCGGGCAGACCGGCATCGCCTTTGCATTCGGTCTCGCCATTGTCGCCATGGCCTATGGCATCGGGCCGATCTCCGGTTGCCACATCAATCCCGCCGTCAGCCTCGGCGTATTTGTCGCGGGCCGCATGCCTGCCGGCGAAATGCTGCGCTACTGGGTCGCTCAGTTCGCCGGCGCGCTGGTGGGCGCATTCGTTCTGGCGATCATCGCCGGCTCCACGGCCAGCCTTGGACAGAACGGCTGGGGTCCGGGCTATCTCGGCGAATATGCGCTGCCGGCGGCGCTCGTCTTCGAGGTCGTGTTCACCGCGATTTTCGTGATCGTCATCCTCGGTTCGACCGCCGCCGCGGCGCCCGCCGGCTTTGCTGGGCTCGCGATCGGGCTGACGCTCGTCGCCATCCACCTTGTCGGTATTCAGGTGACAGGCGTTTCGGTCAATCCGGCCCGCAGCTTCGGCCCCGCGCTGCTTGCCGGCGGCCATGCGCTGGCCCAGCTCTGGCTGTTCATCGTCGCGCCGCTGGCCGGTGGCTTGCTCGGCGCATTATTCTATCGCTTCAAGGCGCTCGAAGACTGA
- a CDS encoding alpha-glucosidase family protein, whose translation MTDGNTGNWWRGGVIYQIYPRSFQDTTGDGIGDLPGITRRLTYVAELGVDAIWLSPFFKSPMADMGYDVSDYLDVDPMFGTLDDFRALVDEAHRLGLKVIIDQVLSHTSDQHPWFKESRSSKDNPKADWYVWADAKPDGTAPNNWMSIFGGPGWEWDGTRKQYYMHNFLTSQPDLNFHCEAVQDALLDAVRFWLDLGVDGFRLDTVNYYFCDDKLRDNPPMLEDDDAAGLDAPDVNPYGFQKHIYDKTRPENIGFLKRFRALLDQYDDRSSVGEVGDGARSLKTVADYTAGNDKLHMCYTFDFLGPDFSPAHIRKCVENFFAVVSDGWVCWAFSNHDVDRHVSRFAKTEAEREPVARLAISVLATLRGSICLYQGEELGLPQAELAFEDLRDPYGIRFWPSYKGRDGCRTPMPWSNVPPDAGFSTAEKPWLPVPEAHLPLSVFEQTPRPDSVYSHYRATLAFRAEHAALFDGDIEFHDCENDDVLMFTRSKGNETLLFVFNFADTPQAVALQMAVDHVHSLDLPGMTGVLNGAEVELGAFDGFCARI comes from the coding sequence TGCGATCTGGCTGTCGCCCTTCTTCAAGTCGCCAATGGCCGACATGGGCTATGATGTCTCGGACTACCTCGATGTCGATCCCATGTTCGGCACGCTCGATGATTTCAGGGCGCTGGTCGACGAAGCCCACAGGCTCGGCCTGAAGGTCATCATCGATCAGGTGCTGTCACATACCTCCGACCAGCATCCCTGGTTCAAGGAAAGCCGTTCAAGCAAGGATAATCCCAAGGCCGACTGGTATGTCTGGGCTGATGCCAAACCCGATGGCACGGCGCCCAACAACTGGATGTCGATCTTCGGCGGTCCGGGCTGGGAATGGGACGGCACCCGCAAGCAGTATTACATGCATAATTTCCTGACGAGCCAGCCCGATCTCAACTTTCATTGCGAGGCGGTGCAGGATGCGTTGCTCGACGCGGTTCGGTTCTGGCTCGATCTCGGTGTCGATGGCTTCCGCCTCGATACGGTCAACTATTATTTCTGCGACGACAAGCTGCGCGACAACCCGCCGATGCTGGAGGATGACGATGCCGCCGGCCTCGATGCCCCCGATGTGAATCCCTACGGTTTTCAGAAGCACATTTACGACAAGACAAGGCCGGAGAATATCGGCTTTCTGAAGCGTTTCCGCGCGCTGCTCGATCAATATGACGACCGCTCCTCGGTCGGCGAGGTCGGCGATGGCGCGCGCTCATTGAAGACGGTTGCCGATTATACCGCCGGCAATGACAAGCTTCATATGTGCTACACCTTCGATTTCCTCGGACCGGATTTCTCGCCGGCCCATATCCGCAAATGCGTGGAGAATTTCTTCGCCGTGGTCTCGGATGGCTGGGTGTGCTGGGCGTTTTCCAACCACGATGTCGATCGCCATGTCTCGCGCTTTGCGAAAACGGAGGCCGAACGCGAGCCGGTCGCGCGGCTCGCCATTTCGGTTCTGGCAACGCTCAGGGGTTCGATCTGCCTCTACCAGGGCGAGGAGCTTGGCCTGCCGCAGGCGGAGCTTGCCTTCGAGGATCTGCGCGACCCCTACGGCATCCGCTTCTGGCCGTCCTACAAGGGCCGCGACGGTTGCCGCACGCCGATGCCGTGGAGCAATGTGCCGCCTGATGCCGGCTTTTCCACGGCCGAAAAGCCCTGGTTGCCGGTGCCGGAAGCCCATCTGCCGCTTTCGGTGTTCGAGCAGACACCGCGGCCGGATTCGGTCTACAGCCATTACCGCGCCACGCTCGCCTTTCGCGCCGAGCACGCGGCGCTGTTTGACGGCGATATCGAATTTCACGACTGCGAAAACGACGATGTGCTGATGTTTACCCGCAGCAAGGGCAATGAAACATTGCTGTTCGTCTTCAACTTCGCCGACACGCCGCAGGCGGTGGCGTTGCAGATGGCCGTTGATCACGTCCATTCGCTTGATCTGCCGGGCATGACGGGCGTGCTGAACGGCGCCGAGGTGGAACTCGGCGCGTTCGACGGGTTTTGCGCGCGGATCTAG
- a CDS encoding aspartate aminotransferase family protein encodes MSDSANVTPNNLDAFWMPFTANRQFKKAPRMFVAAKDMYYTTADGRKVLDATAGLWCVNAGHCRPKIVEAIRKQAGELDYAPAFQLAHPKAFELANRLVDIAPEGMNHVLYTNSGSESVETALKVALAYHRAKGEGSRFRLIGRERGYHGVNFGGISVGGIVANRKMFGTLLTGVDHLPHTHLPEKNAFTKGQPEHGGDLASELERIVTLHDPSTIAAVIVEPVAGSTGVLIPPKGYLKKLREICTKYGILLIFDEVITGYGRLGTPFAAQYYDVKPDIIITAKGLTNGVIPMGAVFVTSAIHDAFMSGPEHMIEFFHGYTYSGNPMASAAALATLDTYKEEGLLTRAAELAPYWEEQLHSLRDCPYVIDIRNTGLIGAIELEPIAGEATKRAFTAFLKAYEDGLLIRTTGDIIALSPPLIISKSEIDELFEKLRKVLMNNI; translated from the coding sequence ATGTCCGACAGCGCCAATGTGACGCCCAACAATCTCGACGCATTCTGGATGCCGTTTACCGCCAACCGGCAGTTCAAGAAGGCCCCGCGCATGTTCGTGGCCGCCAAGGACATGTATTACACGACCGCCGACGGTCGCAAGGTTCTGGACGCGACCGCGGGGCTCTGGTGCGTGAACGCCGGTCACTGCCGGCCGAAGATCGTTGAGGCGATCCGCAAACAGGCCGGCGAACTCGATTACGCCCCCGCCTTCCAGCTCGCCCACCCCAAGGCTTTCGAGCTTGCGAACCGGCTGGTCGATATCGCGCCGGAGGGCATGAACCATGTGCTCTACACCAATTCGGGCTCCGAATCGGTCGAGACCGCGCTCAAGGTCGCGCTTGCCTACCACCGGGCGAAGGGCGAGGGCTCGCGCTTCCGGCTGATCGGACGCGAGCGCGGCTATCACGGCGTCAATTTCGGCGGCATCTCGGTCGGCGGCATCGTGGCCAACCGCAAGATGTTCGGCACGCTTCTGACCGGCGTCGACCATCTGCCCCACACCCACCTGCCGGAGAAGAACGCCTTCACCAAGGGCCAGCCGGAGCATGGTGGTGATCTTGCGAGCGAACTCGAGCGGATCGTCACGCTCCACGACCCCTCGACCATTGCAGCCGTCATCGTTGAGCCCGTCGCCGGCTCCACCGGCGTCCTCATTCCGCCGAAGGGCTATCTCAAGAAGCTGCGCGAGATCTGCACCAAATACGGCATCCTGCTGATCTTCGATGAAGTGATCACCGGTTACGGCCGTCTCGGCACGCCCTTTGCCGCGCAGTATTATGACGTCAAACCGGACATCATCATCACCGCCAAGGGGCTGACCAACGGCGTCATCCCGATGGGCGCGGTGTTCGTGACCTCCGCGATCCACGATGCCTTCATGAGCGGCCCGGAACACATGATCGAGTTCTTCCACGGCTATACCTATTCCGGCAATCCGATGGCGTCGGCCGCGGCGCTTGCCACGCTCGACACCTACAAGGAGGAGGGCCTGCTGACGCGGGCCGCCGAACTGGCGCCCTATTGGGAAGAACAGCTCCACAGCCTGCGCGACTGCCCCTATGTCATCGACATCCGCAACACCGGGCTGATCGGCGCGATCGAGCTGGAGCCGATCGCGGGCGAAGCCACGAAACGCGCCTTCACCGCCTTCCTGAAGGCCTATGAGGATGGCCTGCTGATCCGCACCACCGGCGATATCATCGCGCTGTCGCCGCCGCTGATCATTTCCAAGTCCGAGATCGACGAACTGTTCGAGAAGCTGCGCAAGGTGCTGATGAACAATATCTGA